A region of Campylobacter sp. MIT 99-7217 DNA encodes the following proteins:
- the pyrE gene encoding orotate phosphoribosyltransferase, which yields MNLEQIYKENKAFLEGHFLLSSGKHSRFYLQSAKILENPILASKLCEELAAIIGEARVEFNSICSPALGGILAGYELARACGKRFIFTERVEGQMQLRRGFEVQKGEKFLICEDIITTGGSAMESAKIIEELGGIVVGFAALANRGFCKVTNLKDTQRKANAKLNENLPLFSLGNFEFEIYESSDCPLCKQGSKAFKPGSRTNS from the coding sequence ATGAACTTAGAGCAAATTTATAAAGAAAATAAAGCCTTTTTGGAAGGACATTTTTTGCTAAGTTCGGGCAAACACTCGCGGTTTTATTTACAAAGTGCGAAAATTCTTGAAAATCCTATCCTAGCCTCAAAGCTTTGCGAAGAGCTTGCGGCTATCATCGGCGAAGCAAGAGTAGAATTTAACAGCATTTGCTCACCTGCACTTGGTGGGATACTAGCAGGATACGAGCTTGCAAGAGCTTGTGGAAAAAGATTTATTTTCACTGAAAGAGTTGAGGGACAAATGCAACTAAGAAGAGGTTTTGAAGTTCAAAAAGGTGAAAAATTTCTCATTTGTGAAGATATTATCACCACAGGTGGCTCAGCTATGGAAAGTGCAAAGATCATTGAAGAGCTTGGCGGTATAGTCGTAGGCTTTGCAGCCTTAGCAAATCGTGGCTTTTGCAAGGTAACAAATTTAAAAGATACACAAAGAAAAGCCAATGCAAAACTAAATGAAAATTTACCCTTATTTAGTTTGGGAAATTTTGAGTTTGAAATTTATGAAAGCAGCGACTGCCCTCTTTGCAAGCAAGGAAGCAAGGCTTTTAAGCCCGGTAGTCGCACAAACTCATGA
- a CDS encoding ribonucleotide-diphosphate reductase subunit beta, protein MHRKRIYNPSSNETLSERKVFDGNPHGILNFTKAKYTWALKLWDLMEANTWFPKEVDTTKDALDYRVNLTSAEKRMYDLVWSQLISMDSFQTNNLADNINPYITAPEINAVLTRQAYEEANHSKSYAVMVEAICENTDLIYEMEKHDETLREKNDFISGIYEELAGDVDDNKLLLAMVANQILEGIYFYSGFTAIYALARTGKMLGSAQMIRFIQRDEITHLLLFQNMINSVRKERPDLFHDENINKIYDMFKKAGELEIKWGKYITQNQIMGFTDELITEYIHYLVDQRLLAINLDRIYNAKHPIKWVDDFSKFNDQRANFFESKVTNYSKGSISFDDF, encoded by the coding sequence ATGCATAGAAAAAGAATTTATAACCCAAGTTCAAACGAAACCCTAAGCGAACGCAAGGTTTTTGACGGAAATCCACACGGCATATTAAATTTCACTAAGGCAAAATACACTTGGGCGCTTAAACTTTGGGACTTAATGGAGGCAAATACTTGGTTTCCAAAAGAAGTGGATACGACCAAAGACGCCCTTGATTACCGCGTAAATTTAACAAGTGCTGAGAAAAGAATGTATGATCTTGTTTGGTCTCAGCTCATTTCTATGGACAGCTTTCAAACCAACAACCTAGCTGATAATATCAACCCTTATATCACCGCTCCTGAGATAAATGCTGTATTAACGCGTCAAGCTTACGAGGAAGCAAATCATTCAAAATCTTACGCCGTAATGGTTGAAGCAATTTGCGAGAATACAGATTTGATCTATGAAATGGAAAAGCATGATGAAACCTTGCGTGAAAAAAATGATTTTATTTCAGGAATTTATGAAGAACTTGCCGGCGATGTCGATGATAACAAGCTTTTGCTTGCTATGGTGGCAAATCAAATTTTAGAGGGTATTTATTTTTATAGTGGCTTTACAGCAATTTATGCTCTAGCAAGAACAGGCAAAATGCTTGGCTCAGCACAGATGATTCGCTTCATTCAAAGAGATGAAATCACGCATTTACTTTTGTTTCAAAATATGATTAACTCGGTTCGCAAAGAAAGACCTGATCTTTTTCATGATGAAAATATCAACAAAATTTATGATATGTTTAAAAAAGCTGGCGAACTTGAGATAAAATGGGGTAAATACATCACACAAAATCAAATCATGGGCTTTACAGATGAGCTTATCACCGAATACATTCATTATCTTGTCGATCAAAGGCTATTAGCTATAAATTTAGACCGCATTTATAATGCTAAACACCCTATAAAATGGGTTGATGACTTTTCTAAATTTAACGATCAAAGGGCAAATTTCTTTGAAAGCAAGGTTACAAATTATTCTAAAGGCAGCATCAGCTTTGATGATTTTTAA
- the frr gene encoding ribosome recycling factor — protein sequence MIEEILNKQKQQSEKSLEALKKDFTTLRTGKVNTHILDHVSVDYYGTQTPLNQVATVLASDASTISITPWEKPLLKTIESAIAAANIGVNPNNDGESVKLFFPPMTKEQREENAKQAKAMGEKAKVSIRNVRKDANDSVKKLEKDKSISEDEAKKALNDVQKLTDNYTAKVDEIVKNKEAELLKL from the coding sequence ATGATAGAAGAGATCTTAAACAAGCAAAAACAACAAAGCGAAAAGTCTCTAGAAGCTCTCAAAAAAGACTTTACAACACTTAGAACAGGTAAGGTCAATACCCACATTTTAGATCATGTTAGTGTGGATTATTACGGCACACAAACACCTTTAAATCAAGTCGCCACGGTTTTAGCAAGCGATGCTTCAACCATTAGCATAACCCCTTGGGAAAAACCTCTTTTAAAGACTATTGAAAGTGCCATAGCTGCTGCAAATATAGGAGTAAATCCAAATAACGATGGCGAAAGTGTCAAGCTTTTTTTCCCTCCAATGACAAAAGAACAAAGAGAAGAAAATGCTAAGCAAGCAAAGGCTATGGGCGAAAAAGCTAAGGTTTCTATACGCAATGTCCGCAAGGATGCAAATGATAGCGTAAAAAAGCTTGAAAAAGATAAAAGCATCTCAGAAGATGAAGCTAAAAAGGCTTTAAATGATGTTCAAAAGCTTACAGATAACTATACCGCAAAGGTCGATGAGATCGTAAAAAATAAAGAAGCTGAACTTTTGAAGCTTTAA
- a CDS encoding protein-L-isoaspartate(D-aspartate) O-methyltransferase, whose amino-acid sequence MDFIEQKRCQMMAEEIQKNTLINQALFEAFCKIPREIFSPLKAHAYTLNAMPMLASQWISSPLTVAKMTMALDFKDADSVLEIGCGSGYQAAILSCVIRRVFTIERIEDLAKSATKIFRELEIHNINVRFDDGQLGWARYAPYDRILFSAYTKAVPDELFTQLSDEGILVVPLLEDDGKQYITKFIKKGTNIQKQRLEECLFVPVLDGKE is encoded by the coding sequence ATGGACTTTATTGAGCAAAAACGATGCCAAATGATGGCAGAAGAAATTCAAAAAAATACCCTCATCAACCAAGCCTTATTTGAGGCTTTTTGCAAGATACCCAGAGAAATTTTTTCCCCCCTTAAAGCCCATGCTTACACGCTTAATGCTATGCCTATGCTTGCAAGTCAATGGATCAGCTCGCCTTTAACGGTGGCTAAGATGACTATGGCACTTGATTTTAAAGACGCTGATAGTGTTTTAGAAATAGGCTGTGGCAGTGGCTATCAAGCAGCGATTTTAAGCTGTGTGATCCGTAGGGTTTTTACGATAGAACGCATTGAGGATCTAGCAAAAAGTGCGACAAAGATTTTTAGAGAGCTTGAAATTCACAACATTAATGTTCGCTTTGATGATGGACAACTTGGCTGGGCTAGGTATGCACCTTATGATAGAATTTTATTTTCTGCTTACACAAAAGCCGTGCCTGATGAGCTTTTCACACAGCTTAGTGATGAGGGGATTTTGGTTGTTCCTTTGCTTGAAGATGATGGCAAGCAATACATCACAAAATTTATTAAAAAAGGCACAAATATACAAAAACAACGCTTAGAAGAATGTCTTTTTGTGCCTGTTTTAGATGGCAAAGAGTGA
- a CDS encoding RDD family protein, whose protein sequence is MKAKARKATRWERFRAFLIDIFIFYVPILYLFYFILGSKEAFLQNQPVIFACSISFGVLQGLFLSLKAQSPGLKAYDLYLLDMNTNKKASFLRVFLRYVLFIVGASFLFGLLMSFLRKDKLCFHDILSRTYIIKRIDNA, encoded by the coding sequence ATGAAAGCAAAGGCTAGAAAAGCTACTCGCTGGGAACGGTTTAGGGCTTTTTTGATTGATATTTTTATTTTTTATGTACCGATTTTGTATCTTTTTTATTTTATTTTAGGTTCAAAAGAGGCTTTTTTGCAAAATCAACCTGTGATTTTTGCCTGCTCCATTAGTTTTGGAGTTTTACAAGGACTTTTTTTAAGCTTAAAAGCACAGAGTCCGGGTTTAAAAGCTTATGATTTGTATTTGCTTGATATGAATACAAACAAAAAAGCAAGTTTTCTTAGAGTTTTTCTAAGATATGTTTTGTTCATCGTAGGAGCTTCTTTTCTTTTTGGACTTTTAATGAGTTTTTTAAGAAAAGATAAGCTTTGTTTTCACGATATTTTAAGTAGAACTTATATTATAAAAAGGATAGATAATGCATAG
- a CDS encoding nicotinate phosphoribosyltransferase, which translates to MSKNLSLLCDFYEFTMAQGYFLNGKKDEICYFDVFFRNIPDNGNFVIVAGLEQIIDFILNLHFDEEDINFFRTQNIFDEEFLNYLKNFKFSGDIYALREGEIAFAQEPLLTIKAKACEAQILETFILLTLNHQSLIATKANRIVRAAKGRSVLEFGSRRAQGVDAAINGARAAFIGGCLASACTLASKLYDISTSGTMAHSWVQMFDNELEAFKAYCKLYPKNAILLVDTYDTLKSGLPNAIEAFKQTKPLNFGIRLDSGDLYALSLKARKILDEAGFKECKIIASGSLDEDQISTLVEKNAPIDAFGVGEKLITAKSSPVLGCVYKLVAIENQNKLTPKIKISESSEKITNPHFKKLLRFFDKTSKKALFDKLYLENEPIEEEKYEIKALQIPIFKNGKLVYQKPNLNEIQAYTKKQLECLDEELLDLKHQKAYPLLLSSRLHALKNELLNTHQRADNGLY; encoded by the coding sequence ATGTCAAAAAATCTTTCCTTGCTCTGTGATTTTTACGAATTTACAATGGCTCAAGGCTATTTTTTAAACGGCAAAAAAGATGAAATTTGTTATTTTGATGTTTTTTTTCGCAATATCCCAGATAATGGAAATTTCGTTATAGTAGCAGGTCTTGAACAAATCATTGATTTTATTTTAAATTTACATTTTGATGAAGAGGATATAAATTTTTTTAGAACACAAAATATTTTTGATGAAGAGTTTTTAAACTATCTTAAAAACTTTAAATTTAGTGGCGATATATATGCCTTAAGAGAAGGAGAAATCGCCTTTGCCCAAGAACCACTTTTAACTATAAAAGCAAAGGCTTGTGAGGCTCAAATTTTAGAAACTTTTATCTTGCTCACACTTAATCATCAAAGCCTCATTGCCACAAAGGCAAATCGTATCGTAAGAGCAGCTAAGGGACGAAGTGTGCTTGAATTTGGTTCAAGAAGAGCGCAAGGCGTTGATGCTGCTATTAATGGGGCAAGAGCGGCTTTTATAGGAGGTTGCTTAGCCTCAGCTTGCACGCTGGCTTCAAAGCTTTATGATATTTCTACGAGCGGAACAATGGCTCATTCTTGGGTGCAAATGTTTGATAATGAGCTTGAAGCATTTAAAGCATACTGCAAGCTCTATCCTAAAAATGCTATCTTGCTTGTAGATACTTATGATACCCTTAAAAGTGGCTTACCAAATGCCATAGAAGCCTTTAAGCAAACAAAGCCTCTAAATTTTGGTATCCGTCTTGATAGTGGGGATTTATACGCCCTTTCTTTAAAAGCGAGAAAAATACTTGATGAAGCAGGCTTTAAAGAATGTAAAATCATCGCAAGCGGAAGTTTAGATGAGGATCAAATTTCTACCTTGGTAGAAAAAAATGCCCCTATTGATGCCTTTGGAGTAGGAGAAAAACTCATAACAGCAAAAAGTAGCCCGGTTTTAGGCTGTGTGTATAAGCTTGTAGCTATAGAAAATCAAAATAAGCTTACCCCGAAAATAAAAATCAGCGAATCAAGTGAAAAAATCACTAATCCCCATTTTAAAAAGCTTTTAAGATTTTTTGATAAGACAAGCAAAAAAGCCCTTTTTGATAAACTTTACCTAGAAAATGAACCTATAGAAGAAGAAAAATACGAGATAAAGGCTTTGCAAATTCCTATTTTTAAAAATGGAAAACTTGTTTATCAAAAACCAAATTTAAATGAAATTCAAGCTTATACTAAAAAACAGCTTGAATGCCTAGATGAAGAGCTTTTAGATCTAAAACATCAAAAAGCCTATCCCCTACTTTTATCAAGTAGGCTTCATGCTTTAAAAAATGAACTTTTAAATACTCACCAAAGGGCAGATAATGGACTTTATTGA
- the secG gene encoding preprotein translocase subunit SecG, translating to MITLFIVFQVILVVVICIAVLLQKSSSIGLGAYSGSNESFFGAKGASGFLAKFTFFMGLLLIANTATLSYLYNNEAKTSSLAQKASGILPENNTSLVPAVPSVPQAPQISGDLNSSK from the coding sequence ATGATTACCCTTTTTATTGTATTTCAAGTTATTCTCGTTGTCGTTATTTGTATAGCTGTTCTTTTACAAAAAAGTTCAAGTATAGGACTTGGTGCTTACAGCGGAAGCAATGAAAGCTTTTTTGGTGCTAAGGGAGCGTCAGGATTTTTAGCTAAATTTACTTTTTTTATGGGGCTTTTGCTTATTGCTAATACAGCAACTTTAAGTTATCTTTACAACAATGAAGCAAAAACAAGTTCTTTAGCACAAAAGGCAAGTGGCATTTTGCCAGAAAACAACACAAGCCTTGTTCCTGCTGTGCCAAGCGTTCCGCAAGCTCCTCAAATTTCGGGCGATTTAAACTCAAGTAAGTAA